A stretch of Geomonas oryzisoli DNA encodes these proteins:
- the metX gene encoding homoserine O-acetyltransferase MetX: MSYGIVTEQIITFDTELRLESGRILGPIDIAYETYGTLNEDRSNAILVTHAWTGSAHLAGRHSEDEKRAGWWDDIVGPGCLLDTDRYFVICSNVIGSCFGSTGPTSINPKTGKRYNLAFPVITVRDMVKAQALLLDRLGIEKLFCVLGGSMGGMQALEWATQYPERVASAVVLATTPRPSAQAISLNAVARWAIFNDPTWKKGEYRKNPKDGLALARGIGHITFLSDESMTAKFGRRFSARDGQFDFFGQFEVERYLNYNGYNFVDRFDANSFLYLAKALDLYDVAAGCESLEEAFEPVRAPIQFFAFTSDWLYPPAQTEEMVESLQKLGKQVEYHLITSAYGHDAFLLEHQTFTPMVQRFLNGIGS, from the coding sequence ATGTCCTACGGCATCGTGACAGAACAGATCATCACCTTCGACACCGAACTGCGCCTGGAGAGCGGCCGCATCCTCGGGCCGATCGACATCGCCTATGAGACCTACGGCACCCTCAACGAAGACCGCTCCAACGCCATCCTGGTGACCCACGCCTGGACCGGGAGCGCGCACCTGGCCGGCCGCCACAGCGAGGACGAAAAAAGGGCCGGATGGTGGGATGACATCGTGGGCCCGGGGTGCCTTCTGGACACCGACCGCTACTTCGTCATCTGCTCCAACGTGATCGGCTCCTGCTTCGGCTCCACCGGCCCGACCTCCATCAACCCCAAAACCGGCAAGCGCTACAACCTCGCCTTCCCGGTGATCACGGTGCGCGACATGGTCAAGGCCCAGGCGCTGCTCCTGGACCGGCTCGGCATCGAGAAACTCTTTTGCGTGCTGGGGGGCAGCATGGGAGGGATGCAGGCCCTGGAGTGGGCGACCCAGTACCCGGAAAGGGTCGCCTCGGCGGTGGTGCTGGCCACCACGCCGCGCCCTTCGGCGCAGGCGATCTCGCTCAACGCCGTGGCACGCTGGGCTATCTTCAACGACCCCACCTGGAAGAAAGGGGAGTACCGCAAGAACCCCAAGGACGGCTTGGCGCTCGCCCGCGGCATCGGGCACATCACCTTCCTCTCCGACGAGTCCATGACCGCCAAGTTCGGCCGCCGCTTCTCGGCCCGGGACGGCCAGTTCGACTTCTTCGGCCAGTTCGAGGTGGAGCGGTACCTCAACTACAACGGCTACAACTTCGTGGACCGCTTCGACGCCAACTCCTTTCTGTACTTGGCCAAGGCGCTCGACCTCTACGACGTCGCCGCCGGCTGCGAATCCCTGGAAGAGGCTTTCGAGCCGGTCCGCGCGCCGATCCAGTTCTTCGCCTTCACCTCCGACTGGCTCTACCCGCCGGCGCAGACCGAGGAGATGGTCGAATCGCTCCAGAAGCTGGGCAAGCAGGTGGAGTACCACCTGATCACCTCCGCCTACGGCCACGACGCCTTCCTGCTCGAGCACCAGACCTTCACGCCCATGGTGCAGCGGTTCCTGAACGGAATCGGATCCTAG
- a CDS encoding NAD(P)-dependent oxidoreductase — protein sequence METYGFIGLGIMGSAMAKNLIKAGFKVKVWNRSAAKCEEFAALGAAVAATPAEVTSTCAITIAMLADPAAAHEVCFGPAGALEGIGAGRSYVDMSTVDAATAQEIAAAITAKGGRFLEAPVSGSKKPAEDGTLIILAAGDRGLFDEAMPLFEKMGKKSLFLGEVGRGAEMKLIVNMVMGGMMTIFCEGLALAEKAGLASSDLLDVLDSGALANPMFKLKGAQMTQGVFDAAFPLKHMQKDMRLAVALGDALNQPLASAAAANESFKRAKALGLADRDFCAVLKAINS from the coding sequence ATGGAAACATACGGTTTTATCGGACTGGGCATCATGGGCAGCGCCATGGCCAAAAACCTCATCAAAGCCGGCTTCAAGGTCAAGGTCTGGAACCGTTCGGCGGCAAAATGCGAGGAGTTCGCAGCGCTCGGGGCGGCCGTAGCCGCAACCCCGGCCGAGGTCACCTCGACGTGTGCCATCACCATCGCCATGCTGGCCGACCCGGCCGCGGCCCACGAGGTCTGCTTCGGCCCGGCCGGCGCCCTGGAGGGGATCGGAGCGGGGCGCAGCTACGTGGACATGTCCACCGTGGACGCCGCCACGGCACAGGAGATTGCAGCGGCAATCACCGCCAAAGGAGGGAGATTCCTGGAAGCGCCTGTCTCCGGGAGCAAGAAACCAGCCGAGGACGGCACCCTGATCATCCTCGCCGCCGGCGACCGCGGCCTCTTCGACGAGGCGATGCCCCTCTTCGAGAAGATGGGGAAGAAGAGCCTGTTCCTGGGCGAGGTGGGACGCGGCGCCGAAATGAAGCTCATCGTCAACATGGTGATGGGGGGGATGATGACCATCTTCTGCGAGGGGCTCGCCCTCGCCGAGAAGGCGGGGCTCGCGAGCTCCGACCTCCTGGACGTGCTCGACTCCGGCGCGCTGGCCAACCCGATGTTCAAGCTGAAGGGGGCCCAGATGACCCAAGGGGTGTTCGATGCCGCCTTCCCGCTCAAGCACATGCAAAAGGACATGCGCCTGGCCGTCGCCCTGGGGGACGCCCTGAACCAGCCCCTGGCTTCCGCCGCGGCCGCCAATGAGAGCTTCAAGAGGGCGAAGGCGCTGGGCCTTGCCGATCGCGACTTCTGCGCCGTGCTGAAGGCCATCAACTCATGA